The Acidobacteriaceae bacterium nucleotide sequence AATCTCGGCAGCCTCAAGTGCTCGCGGCACAGGGCGAGCCTTAGGGCCGTCCCAGGTCAGGGCTTCGCCCGAGGAGCGAATCGCTGACGGAGCAACAGGAAGCACGCCGCCTGGCTGGAGGTCCTGATGCGAGAGCCTACCAACGTGCCAGATCTGTTGGAAGATCGTGCCGCCAAGCTCATGCACGGCCTGCGTAATGGGCCGCCAGCCATCGCGCTGCGCTTCCGTATGGATGCCTGGTGTGCCACGATATCCATGGCCAAACGGCGATACGGGCGTGCCTTCGGTGATGATCAGGCCGGCTGAAGCGCGCTGCCGGTAGTACTCGAGCGCCATCGCACTGGGCACGTTGCCTTCATCCGCGCGGGTGCGGGTCAACGGTGCCATAACGACGCGGTTGCGAAGGGTATAAGGCCCAAGCGAGAGGGGTGAGAGTAGCTTCTTCACTGTTTGCCTCCTTGATCTGTGGCGCTCAGTTGGCGGAGTGTGTCGAGCACGATCTCCGGATCGAGCCTGCGTGTGTAGTCTTCATCCACGTAGGCGAGTTTGATGATGCCGCTGCGGTCGAGCACAAACGTGGCCGGGATCGGCAACTCCGTTGCGCCGGTCTCTCCGTTCATCATCGCCAGACCATGCTGAAACTGGTTGTAGGTCTCCAGAAGGTCATTGGGCAGTGTGAAGACGATGCCGAAGCGCCGTGCCACTTTGTTACCTACATCGCTAAGCACGGGAAACTGCAGGCCGTTCTTCTCCTCGGTTGATAAGGAGTTGTCCGGGAGCTGCGGTGAGATCGCAACCAGCGAAGCGCCGAGCTTCTGAATCTCCGGCAGTGCTCGCTGCAGGCCGCGAAGTTCGATGTTGCAGTACGGGCACCATCCTCCGCGATAAAACGCGATCACTACTGGGCCGGCCGACAGCAACTGCTGCAGGCGAACCGGTGTGCCGTGCGCGTCCATGAGAATGAAGTCCTGCGCACGGTTGCCTTCGCTGAGAGAAGACTCGCGGAGAGCGCTACGGATCAGTTCTTCCGTCGCAGCATCCATGATCTTCAGCTTGTCAGCCGGGATCACTTCATTGCGATAGTGATCGCGGGCTGCGTCGAGTTCGTTTGTTGTTTGCAATACCTGCGTCGCCATCAGCGTCTCTCCTTGAGAAAGGTTTGTAGTGTGTTCCGCCTGGGGCGGAAGCTCTTACCGAGCTTCCGCTGCAAAGGCCTGGTCGATCGTTGCCGGGGAGAGATGGTCAAGGTAGTTCGAGACCGTCTTCAGCGCGACGCCAAGCAGCAGTTCCATCACCTGCGGCTTCTGGTAGCCCGCTTCGAGGAATGCCTCCACAGTTGCAGGCGAAGCAAAGCCGCGCTCACGCACAATCTCGCGAACCAGATTCACCAACGCGTTCTGCTTCTTGTCTGCCACGGGCTTGCCATCGCGAACGGCAGCGATCGTCTCAGCAGGTGCGTGGAGGAAAGCCTTGGCAATGGTGGAGTGTGCGGCTGCGCAGTAGTTGCATTTGTTCTCTTCGCTCGCAGCGAGCAGGATCAGCTGACGCTCGATGGGCGAGAACGTGCCCTTCTCAAAAACGCCATCCATGGCAAGGTAACCCTGCAGTACGGTGGGGCTGTTGGCGAACGTGGCCATCAGGTTCGGGATAAAGCCAAAGCCCTTCTGAATGTTCTCGAGAATCGGCTTGGAAGCCTCAGGTGCGGTGGCAACGGTGAGCGGCTGGAACAGGGTTTCGGTAGCGGTAGCGTTCGACATTTTCTTTCTCCTTAGCTCGGTTCATAACCGTCAGCTACTGGAGTAGACACTTTGGCGAGTTGATATGATTCCTAAGAAGATCCGATCAACTTGATAAGAAAAGGCGTTCACCTTGGAGCTAAGACATCTTCGTTATTTCACTGCAGTGGTTCAGTGGAACGGCTACCGCGAGGCCGCAAGGCAGCGGAATATCGCGCAGCCTGCGCTGAGCCAGGCCGTGTCTGAGCTGGAGGAAGAGCTTGGGCTGAAGCTGTTCAATCGCGAGAAGCGGCGCGCCCGTCTCACACCCGAAGGCGAGGTGTTTTACGTTGAGGCCGTGCGTGTTCTGGAGCAGGCTCAGCACGCGATAGATGCAGCCCGCCGAGCCGCACGTGGTGAGATCGGAACGCTGCGCATTGGCTTCCTGGGGTCAGCAACGTCGTCGTTCCTTCCCGATCTGATTCGCTTGTATCGGCAGCGCTACCCTGGGGTGAAGCTTGTGCTGGAAGAACTGACGCCACTGCAGCAGGACGAAGCGTTCGCTCGTGGGGAGCTGGACGTGGGTTTCACGCGCCCACTCACCCGCGATCAGGCAGCACTGTTCAACACGCGCTCTATTTACAAGGAACCTCTGCTGGTCGCGATGCCCGATCACTGCGCGCCAAAAGGGAAGAGCGTGGCGCTGAATACGTTTGAAGGCAAGCCTTTGATCCTCTTCCATCGTCGTGGCGCACCGGGCTTATACGACAGCATCACGGCTTTGTGTAAGGAAGCAGGCTTTGTTCCGCGCGTGGAGTACGAGCCGAACATGATGCAGACCGTGCTCTCGCTTGTGGCTTCCGAAGCTGGAGCCGCGATCGTCCCTGCCTGCGTAAGCAATCTCCGCGCAGATGGCGTGAAGTTTCTGCGTCTTACTCCCGATGAGGCTCGCGTCGAGTTGATCGCAACCTGGCTGAAGGGCGTGCCATCCGTGGTCCTGCAGTCATTCCTCGATCTGCTGGAAACGGAGTCCCTCACCATTTTGGCTAAGGTAAAAAACCATGTGCCATGAAGACCGCAGTCATAACTGCTGCCGTGTTCCCACGCATAGAAGGTGATAGAAGCAGCAGCCTGCTGCCTGACGGGAACTCTCTTCAGGCAGTAACACTCCTCGAACGGATGAAAACTTCGGCATATAATTACGCTGTAAGCGGGAGTAGTTCCGTGGCAGAACGTCAGCCATTCCCAAGCTGGTAATCTGGTCGTCCTCCCGAGCGGGAGTAGCTCAATGGTAGAGTAGCGGCTTCCCAAGCCGTTGGTTGCGGGTTCGATCCCCGTCTCCCGCTCCAAGTTCCATAGGCATACTCTCTAGTCGCATCAGTAAGCCGGTTCACCGACCCATCGACCATCTTTGCACTCCGAATATCCCGCAGACAGGCGAAGTAGTTCGTCATTCCCGTACATCGCTATGTAGTCGTCGATTACCCAGTGACCGTTCTCTAGAATTGCCGTTACATTACCCTCCGAATCGCCCCAATCTTCTTTGAACGCGAGCAGAGCATCAACTCGGTTCTCGCCGACTGCCCGGCTGCTGACGATCCGAAAGGAAGGTGGCGTCGCCGCATCGTTAGGCCCGGTGAAGAGACCTTCTTCTAACCAAGGCGTCGCGGGCTTTGACGTTTCGGCGAGAAGAATCTTGCCATAGCGCCGGTAGTAGCCTCGGTCGCAAGCCGCTAGCCCATCGATCTCTTGAACAAGCCGCTTGCTGAGAAGCGGCCAAAGCACCGTCTTTGCTTTTCCGGATGGAATTCCCAACGGCCTATATTTGGTGATGGCAGCGTAGAACTTCCGAATGGTTTCAATCGCCGCTTCGGGAGAATTGGGATGAACGGTAAGATCCTGCACGATGCACGCTTCGATACAAAACTTCAGCTTCGAAGACGGGAATGTCCCAACTGCTGGTTTTGCTTGGCCGGAAAATCGAGCAAAGCTCTCTGGCGGTCCCATCGAGAACTCAGCGAGAAGCGTGTACTCGCCTGGTTTGTCGAATGCAAATCCCGTGCCATCCTTGAGCGAGATGGCTCTGGTCGTAGAGATCGCCTGATACTGTTTGAGTACTGTGAGATCGGCTGCAGCATTCACTTTGGGGTCGGCCTGCGTTTTTCCTTGCCAGCGCATTGCGGTGCCGTCCGGCCCCGTGACTTTGAAATGCACAAAGTCGTTACCTTGCAGGCTGGCCAGTATCGGTTGCTCTGAGCGGCTATAAAGCTGAAAACCGAATGTCACAGGTTCGCCCATCGAGAAGAGCTGAGTTGTCGGGCGGATGAAGAAGTAAAGTTCTGGAGTTTTAACGACTGCCGTTGTCGCTCGATCCTGCTCACGGTGAGAGCATCCCAGGAAAAGTGGGATTACGAAAAACGACGATACCGTTACCCACCGACTCAACTTGCGCATAGTGAATTAGACACCGGCTAACGACGCTTTGCTCCTGGGGTTTTCGCGAGTCGGAGCTTACTGTCCATACTGTTCATTCTTGGGCGAACCGCAGGACACAGTATGCCGAGAGTGCAAGGAACGCGCAGAATGCAAATGGGTAGATACTTGTGAATCAGTCTTTTGCAGTAAACACATGATGAGGCTAGGTGGGCCTTGAAGAAACAAAGGTAACGTCAGCTTCCCAAGCTCAATGTCGCCGGTTCGATCCCGGTCTCCCGCTCCAAAAGATTTGTAAGCAGCAAGTAAGAAGGGCCGCTCATCAGAGCGGCCCTTCTTATTTGCTGCAGCCACATTAGCGGCTTGCGGTTTGTTGTGCGCCGCCATGCTCTGAAGGCAGTTTGTGCAGGTACAGAGCTTCCGCTTCGGGGAAGTACGTGATCGCCTTGGCGATCTGCGGGTCCCATGCCGCGCGAACCATCATGCCCTGGGTCTGACCAAACTGAGCGGTGAAAAGCTCGGCCTTGATGCTGGTCTTGATCCATTCGATGTTCGTCTGCAAATCGGCATCGGTGTACTCGATCTTGTTCTCTTTCAGGAAGCTCTTGAAGTCGTTCATCACCGCATCGTCCACCACGAAGTCGCGGGGAACGCTGCTGTGCGTCGCGAGGTAGTGCTTGCTGAAGTTGAAGAACGCATACTTCATCAACAGGACATCCTGCTGGTGGTTGCTCTTGATCTCTGCAATCTTCTCGTCGGGCGTGATGCCACCGCCACCGTACACCGTACGGCCGGAGTCGGTGAGCTTCACTTCCTTGTTCGTGTTGTTAGCCGGGGCCGCATCGTCACGAACGTAGAAGTAGTCGAAGCGCGATTCGCCCGAGTAGTCGCGCTGGATCAAGCGACCCGACGGGGTGAAGTAGTGGTACGTGGTCAGCGCAAGCCCGGTGTTCTCGCTGATCGGGAAGACCGTTTGCACAAGGCCCTTACCGAAGGTGGTTTCGCCCACGATCAGTGCGC carries:
- a CDS encoding peroxiredoxin-like family protein — encoded protein: MATQVLQTTNELDAARDHYRNEVIPADKLKIMDAATEELIRSALRESSLSEGNRAQDFILMDAHGTPVRLQQLLSAGPVVIAFYRGGWCPYCNIELRGLQRALPEIQKLGASLVAISPQLPDNSLSTEEKNGLQFPVLSDVGNKVARRFGIVFTLPNDLLETYNQFQHGLAMMNGETGATELPIPATFVLDRSGIIKLAYVDEDYTRRLDPEIVLDTLRQLSATDQGGKQ
- a CDS encoding carboxymuconolactone decarboxylase family protein codes for the protein MSNATATETLFQPLTVATAPEASKPILENIQKGFGFIPNLMATFANSPTVLQGYLAMDGVFEKGTFSPIERQLILLAASEENKCNYCAAAHSTIAKAFLHAPAETIAAVRDGKPVADKKQNALVNLVREIVRERGFASPATVEAFLEAGYQKPQVMELLLGVALKTVSNYLDHLSPATIDQAFAAEAR
- a CDS encoding LysR substrate-binding domain-containing protein, translating into MELRHLRYFTAVVQWNGYREAARQRNIAQPALSQAVSELEEELGLKLFNREKRRARLTPEGEVFYVEAVRVLEQAQHAIDAARRAARGEIGTLRIGFLGSATSSFLPDLIRLYRQRYPGVKLVLEELTPLQQDEAFARGELDVGFTRPLTRDQAALFNTRSIYKEPLLVAMPDHCAPKGKSVALNTFEGKPLILFHRRGAPGLYDSITALCKEAGFVPRVEYEPNMMQTVLSLVASEAGAAIVPACVSNLRADGVKFLRLTPDEARVELIATWLKGVPSVVLQSFLDLLETESLTILAKVKNHVP